A stretch of DNA from Aciduliprofundum sp. MAR08-339:
GATGGATATGTACACCAACGCTCCGGTATTTTTCATTTTGGTACCTTAAATTCCATTATGTATATTAAATTTGATACTCTCTGGGCGTAAATTTCTCAGAAAAATATTTATATCTAAGAGTATATGGCATCCTAATGGTACGTACGAGAAAGGAGCTTCTTGATGAAATCAGAAGTATGGGGGGCGTTGAGAAGGTGGCGCTTATAAGTAGAACAGGTATGTTTATTGATGGTGATAATTTTGAGGAATCAGATACCTTCTCCGCAATGAGCGCTATAATTCTCGGGGCTGCAGAAACAGCCTCTGTGGGAGTGGGTTTGGTTAAGAGGGTGGTAGCCCATTTTGAGGATGGAAAAAAGTTTATCGTAGTACCGGCAGGTAAGAAGGGCGTACTTGTTATACTTGCCAGCGAGGATGTTTATGAGAATTTGAAGGGAATAGTGAGGGAATTTGATAACTTGATCTAAATTCTTTTGAATCCCCTGCCCATCCACTCGCCAACCGCCTTCTTCACGTACCTAACGGTCTCCCATGCACTTCTTGATCTTCCAAAGATTTTCACCCTCTTCTTCAGTATGGCCTCTATCACATCCTCCTCGTCTGCGGCATCCACGATTATCCCTGCCTTTCCTATCTCATCTGGAAAGTGGGCATCACTTCCAGCGGTGTATGGCTTTTTCAAACACTCCACCAGATTTTTTGCTCTTTCATTTGACTTCCTTTTGCATCGTCCATTGAATATTTCAATGGCATCAAATTCGAAATTCCTCGCATTCTCATCCCCGATTCCGGACCAGAAACGGTATGGGTGCGCTGCCACAGCTATTCCCCCGCAATCGTGTATCCTATCTATCGTTTCCTCAATGCCCATATCCCTTGGAATCTTGCAATCCAGCCCGTAGGCGAGAACGTGACCTTCTGTGGTTGAAATTTCAATTCCGCGAACAACAGGCAGGATTCCAATTTTTTTTGCTTCGATTGCGCCCCTTATCTCGTTATGATCCGTTATGGCTATGCCTCCCAGCCCAATCTTTTTTGCTATTTTTAGAACATCCTTTATGGGCACCTTTCCATCGGGGGAGTATATGGTGTGAATATGCATGTCTATCCTCATCTTATTTTTCCTCCGGGCTTAACATACCTCACCGGGCCTATGGGTACATCACCCACATGCAGGATCAGCGGTTTCTTGTCGTGGAACACAACGCCTTGCTTTCCTGCCCAGCTCTCCGCCGGTCTGTAATCTATGGGATACTCGCCCTTGCCCACAGCCACGACTTTTCCATCCCTCTTTATGATGTCCGCTACCTCCATCTTCATCTTCTGAAACTTCTTGAACTTCAAAATGCCCTTGGGATTCGAATGAACACCGTTTGCCTGCACCCTCGCTCCAGGCTCCACATCTCCCAGGGGTGTCAGAAAGCCCACGGTGTTATCATCCTCTCCCGCGAGAAGCATACCCTCGCTCCTTACTCCTCTGAAGTTTGCAGGCTCAAGATTGCACACAACGATGAGTTTCTTTCCCAGAAGTTCCTCCTTTTTGTAAAATCTCTTCAACCCTGCTATCAGCGTTCTCTTCTCATCGCCCAGGTCTATACGAAGTACGTACAATTTATCCGCATTTGGATGGTCCTCCACGCTTTCCACAAGAGCAACGCGCAGGTCAATCTGCTCCCACTTCTCGTATCTTTCCTCATCTCTCTTTATCTTCTCAAATAGCACCTCTGGCTTGTTCAACTTTCTTCCCTCCTGCATATTTTTTATGGCCTCAACGTATTTATGCTCAAATATGGAGTCCTCATTGCCCAAATAGTGCCAGATTTTCTCTGCGGTGAACGGCAAGAAGGGTGCTCCAAGAATTGCCAGAGCCTGTACGATCTGCAACGAGATGTTTATGGCAGTGGCGCACCTCTCCTTGTTTTCCTTGCATAGGGCCCATGGTGCCTTGCGATCAAAGTACACATTTCCAAATCTGGCGAGGTTCATCCACTCCTTGAACGCCTTCTTGAGTTCCACGTTCTCAAGGTATTTTTGCATATTTTTCAGGGTCTGCATTATGGTCTTTATGGCCTCCCTATCAACTTCATCCACCTCGCCCCTGGGTGGTACCTCTCCAAAATTGCGATATGCGAAAATCAAGGCACGATGCACGAAGTTTGCAAATTTATCAATTAACTCCTCATTCACCTTCTGCACAAAATCGTCCCAGGTGAAGTCTGAGTCACGATTCTCAGGCATATTTATTATGCCGTAGAATCTTATGATATCTGGATGGAATGCATCAAGCAGTTCCGGCATCCATACACCGATACCACGGCTCTTTGAGAACTTCTCTCCTGAGAAGCGCAGGTATTCGTTGGCCACCACGTTATATGGCAGGTTCAGCTCTCCATGGGCCATGAGCATCGCGGGCCATATTATTGTGTGAAACGGAATGTTGTCCTTGCCGAGGAAGTAATAGTGTCGTACGTCCCTATCCATCCAGAAGGCACGCCAGCTCTTGCCCGTGCGCTTGGCCCACTCAACGCTTGCGGATAGATACCCTATCACAGCATCAAACCACACATAAATGCGCTTGTTCTCAAATCCCTTAAGTGGAACCTCAACGCCCCATTCTATGTCCCTAGTTATGGCTCTGTCCTTGAGCCCTCCCTTTATGAAATTTCTGGTGAAATTAAGAACATTGCTTCTCCAGTAGGTTTTATCGGCAAGCCAGCCGAGAAGCCTTTTTTCCAGTTTGGAAAGTGAGAAAAATACATGCTCAGTTTCGCGAAATTCTGGGGTGGTCCCGCATATTGCACATCTTGGATTTATCAGATCCTTTGGATCCAGGGTTCGACCGCAGTTATCACACTGATCGCCCCTGGCGTTCTCGTAACCGCAGTAGGGGCATGTGCCTACCACATACCTGTCAGGTAGGAATCTGTGGCATGAGGGGCAGTAGGGAAGGAGCATCTTACCCCTGTACAGATATCCATTTTCGTACAGTCTAAGGAAGAATCTCTTCACCACATCCCTGTGAGCAGGATCCGATGTGCGGAAGAAGAGATCAAAGGATATGCCCATCCTCTCCATAACCTCTGAATTTATTTTGTGATACCTGTCGGCCACCTCCTGAGGGCTCACACCCTCCTTCTCCGCAGTTAGGGTTATGGGCGTGCCATGCTGGTCGCTTCCGGAGACCATGAGGACTTCGTTACCCTGCATTCTCTGGTACCTCGCAAATATGTCCGCAGGTAGATACGCTCCGACAATATGGCCAAGATGAACGGGACCGTTGGCGTAGGGCCAGGCAACTCCTATGAATATTCGCATAGGGCTGTATAACCTCTCAAATATTTAATTTTTCCATATGCTATTTATACTTGAACCCTATGCCATATTGTGTATCGGGACATACCCACAGTCCTCACAGCGGAGGAGATAATTGACAAGATGTTTCGGCGTGCAAAGAAGGTAGAAGTTCCCTTAATCCGCAACAGGCTCAGGTTTCACAAGAATCTGAGCATTGCCAAGATTTATACGGCCAGGGATGTTGCAGTAAGCACGCTTGGCAGATATGTGGAGGCATTTCCGTACATAAACAAGATGCATCCATTTTATCGCACCCTTCTGGATCTTCTCGTGGACAAGAACCAGTACAAGAAATCTCTGGCATCTCTCGTTTGGGCCATTGATAGGATAAACTCCTTCGCGGATAAGTACGCCCGTAAGATAAAGGGTGTTGGCAAGGTGGAAGATGCCATAAAGTTCCGCAAGGATTTTTATGGGAGAGCCACCTCCATAATAAAGCAAATTGCCCCAAAATTGAGGTATCTCTCTGAGGTAAGGGAGATAATGAAGAAACTGCCTGATGTAAACCCAGAGATGCCCACGGTGGTCATCGCCGGCTATCCCAATGTGGGAAAATCCATGCTTGTGGAGAAACTCAGCACCGCAAAGCCGGAGATAGCGGCGTATCCGTTCACAACCAAGGGAATTGTGGTGGGTCATATGGATTTGAGTGGCAGAAGGATACAGATAATTGATACTCCCGGCGTTTTGGACAGGCCCTTGGAAAGGAGGAATAAAATAGAGAGGCAGGCCATCCTGGCCCTGGAGCATCTCGCTGATATCATCGTTTTCGTTCTTGACCCTTCTGAGACCTGCGGGTACAAACTTGAGGAGCAGGAAAATCTCCTGAATGAGGTGCGCATGAGTTTTTCCGTACCCGTAATCGTGGTGGAGAACAAAAGGGATATTTACGAGAGGGAAACCGAGAACTTGAAGATATCTGCCAGTACGGGGGAGGGGCTGGATGCATTAGTTGATAGGATGCTGGGGATTTTGAAGGGGTGATGTTGATAACGAAGTTTTTATTCGCATAACCCCCTACATCAGAGTTATTCGGAAGTTTTGCCTCATATACCCACATTGAAAAAAGTTATGGGATTTGAAAATAAAAATCTTACTTCAGAGAATAATAACTGAGTGTTTCGCAAACCTTTATACCCTTCTCCCATATCCTCTTTTATGGATTTGCGCGAACTCATACTCAAATACGCCCTGCAGAATGCCATACTTCACGATGGCAGGGCAAATTACAAGGCCGTGATGGGAAAGATAATGGCTGAGAATTCAGAACTGCGAAAGAGGGCAAAGGAACTAATTCCAGAGGTTCAGAGAATAGTGGCAGAGGTAAATTCATTAGATATTGAGGAGCAGCACAGGAAACTGGAGGAGATCGCTCCTGAACTGCTGGAGAGGAAAAAGAAGGAGGAGAAGAAGGAACTTGAGGATCTACCATATGTGAATGGTCCTGTGAGGATGCGCCTGGCACCAAGCCCCTCTGGTCCGATGCATCTCGGGCAATCAAGGATGGCGATACTGAACGATGAGTATGTGAAGAGATATGGAGGCACACTATTCTTGAGAATTGAGGACACAAATCCCCACAACATATTGCCGGAAGCGTACGATATGATCCCCGAGGATCTGGAATGGCTTGGGGTGAATATTCATGAAATTGTCATCCAGAGTGACAGGTTTGAGATGTATTACGATTACGCGAGAAAACTGCTTGAAATGGGTAAAGCGTACATTACCACCGTGCCTGCGGATGAATGGAGAAAACTGAAAGTGGAGGGAAAACCCACACCTGATAGGGAGCTGAGCGTGGAGGAGCAACTTGAGAGATGGGAGATGATGCTTGGCGGCGAGTACGACGAGGGTGAAGCGGTTTATGTTGTTAAGACCGATTTGCAGCATCCCAATCCTGCCATAAGGGATTGGGCCGCGTTCAGAATAGTGAAGGATGTGGAGCATCCCAGAATAGGAAATAAATACATCGTGTATCCGCTCATGAACTTCTCCGTGGCAGTTGATGACCATGAACTTGCGCTCACCCATGTGCTACGGGGTAAGGACCACCTGAACAACACATATCGCCAGGCATATCTCTATGATTATTTCGGATGGAAGAAACCCGTGTACATTCATTACGGATGGGTAACAATGAAGGATACCATCCTCAAAACCTCCCTGATAAAGGAGGGGATAAAAAAAGGGGAGTTTTCGGGCTGGGACGATCCACGCCTCGGAACCCTGAGGGCCCTGGCAAAGCGCGGAATTCGGCCTGAGGCAATACGCAGGTACTGGATCCAGGTTGGCCTCAAGGAGGTGGATATTGAGTTTTCCTGGGACACGCTCTACGCTTACAATCGTGAGATAGTTGATCCTCTGGCCAAGAGGTACTTCTTTGTTTGGGCTCCTCTGAAGGTTGAGATCAAGGGGGTTGAGGCTCTGCGGGGAAAGGCACCATTGCATCCT
This window harbors:
- a CDS encoding glutamate--tRNA ligase is translated as MDLRELILKYALQNAILHDGRANYKAVMGKIMAENSELRKRAKELIPEVQRIVAEVNSLDIEEQHRKLEEIAPELLERKKKEEKKELEDLPYVNGPVRMRLAPSPSGPMHLGQSRMAILNDEYVKRYGGTLFLRIEDTNPHNILPEAYDMIPEDLEWLGVNIHEIVIQSDRFEMYYDYARKLLEMGKAYITTVPADEWRKLKVEGKPTPDRELSVEEQLERWEMMLGGEYDEGEAVYVVKTDLQHPNPAIRDWAAFRIVKDVEHPRIGNKYIVYPLMNFSVAVDDHELALTHVLRGKDHLNNTYRQAYLYDYFGWKKPVYIHYGWVTMKDTILKTSLIKEGIKKGEFSGWDDPRLGTLRALAKRGIRPEAIRRYWIQVGLKEVDIEFSWDTLYAYNREIVDPLAKRYFFVWAPLKVEIKGVEALRGKAPLHPSKDFGFRHYHLTSPIKIFITKIDWDRIEDGESFRLKDLCNVRKEGNFLAYVGNDLSIVKKGARIIHWVPADSPPCRVYMPNGTVMKGYVEKDAKNAVGEVVQFERFGFTKIYEENGEIVGYFAHR
- a CDS encoding PHP domain-containing protein; translated protein: MRIDMHIHTIYSPDGKVPIKDVLKIAKKIGLGGIAITDHNEIRGAIEAKKIGILPVVRGIEISTTEGHVLAYGLDCKIPRDMGIEETIDRIHDCGGIAVAAHPYRFWSGIGDENARNFEFDAIEIFNGRCKRKSNERAKNLVECLKKPYTAGSDAHFPDEIGKAGIIVDAADEEDVIEAILKKRVKIFGRSRSAWETVRYVKKAVGEWMGRGFKRI
- the metG gene encoding methionine--tRNA ligase — translated: MRIFIGVAWPYANGPVHLGHIVGAYLPADIFARYQRMQGNEVLMVSGSDQHGTPITLTAEKEGVSPQEVADRYHKINSEVMERMGISFDLFFRTSDPAHRDVVKRFFLRLYENGYLYRGKMLLPYCPSCHRFLPDRYVVGTCPYCGYENARGDQCDNCGRTLDPKDLINPRCAICGTTPEFRETEHVFFSLSKLEKRLLGWLADKTYWRSNVLNFTRNFIKGGLKDRAITRDIEWGVEVPLKGFENKRIYVWFDAVIGYLSASVEWAKRTGKSWRAFWMDRDVRHYYFLGKDNIPFHTIIWPAMLMAHGELNLPYNVVANEYLRFSGEKFSKSRGIGVWMPELLDAFHPDIIRFYGIINMPENRDSDFTWDDFVQKVNEELIDKFANFVHRALIFAYRNFGEVPPRGEVDEVDREAIKTIMQTLKNMQKYLENVELKKAFKEWMNLARFGNVYFDRKAPWALCKENKERCATAINISLQIVQALAILGAPFLPFTAEKIWHYLGNEDSIFEHKYVEAIKNMQEGRKLNKPEVLFEKIKRDEERYEKWEQIDLRVALVESVEDHPNADKLYVLRIDLGDEKRTLIAGLKRFYKKEELLGKKLIVVCNLEPANFRGVRSEGMLLAGEDDNTVGFLTPLGDVEPGARVQANGVHSNPKGILKFKKFQKMKMEVADIIKRDGKVVAVGKGEYPIDYRPAESWAGKQGVVFHDKKPLILHVGDVPIGPVRYVKPGGKIR
- a CDS encoding GTPase, which gives rise to MYRDIPTVLTAEEIIDKMFRRAKKVEVPLIRNRLRFHKNLSIAKIYTARDVAVSTLGRYVEAFPYINKMHPFYRTLLDLLVDKNQYKKSLASLVWAIDRINSFADKYARKIKGVGKVEDAIKFRKDFYGRATSIIKQIAPKLRYLSEVREIMKKLPDVNPEMPTVVIAGYPNVGKSMLVEKLSTAKPEIAAYPFTTKGIVVGHMDLSGRRIQIIDTPGVLDRPLERRNKIERQAILALEHLADIIVFVLDPSETCGYKLEEQENLLNEVRMSFSVPVIVVENKRDIYERETENLKISASTGEGLDALVDRMLGILKG
- a CDS encoding roadblock/LC7 domain-containing protein, with translation MVRTRKELLDEIRSMGGVEKVALISRTGMFIDGDNFEESDTFSAMSAIILGAAETASVGVGLVKRVVAHFEDGKKFIVVPAGKKGVLVILASEDVYENLKGIVREFDNLI